From the genome of Phytohabitans rumicis, one region includes:
- a CDS encoding NAD(P)/FAD-dependent oxidoreductase gives MKHRIVVLGAGYAGAYVAGNLARQLSPEDTEITVVNAEPYFVERMRLHQVAAGREIEALKLADAFAGTAIRLRVARVTAVEPERHSVAVADANGGGELGYDTLVYALGSRVDDRGVPGVAEHAFNVAGRPAALRLRERLDSLGAGGRVLVVGDGLTGIECAAEIAESRPGLSVALVARGELGARLSTGARGHLRQAFDRLGVTVLEHTSVEAVEATRVLCAGGTALASDATVWTAGFAVNPIAAASGLEVTENGQIVVDRTMRSVSHPNVYAIGDSVHAIGDNGRPLPMSCGSAGFTGRQAMEAIVARLTGREVATTKLVYTYNYITLGRRDGMLQLVDDQGRAKPKHQGGRTAALIKEGINRIALWTISHPTFGLPKRRHRLAAVPDGFRREGRRAAA, from the coding sequence ATGAAGCACCGCATCGTCGTTTTAGGCGCCGGCTATGCCGGGGCCTATGTGGCCGGAAACCTGGCCCGCCAGCTGTCGCCGGAGGACACGGAGATCACCGTGGTCAACGCTGAGCCGTACTTCGTCGAGCGGATGCGGCTGCACCAGGTCGCGGCCGGCCGGGAGATCGAGGCTCTGAAGCTCGCCGACGCCTTCGCGGGCACGGCGATCCGGCTGCGCGTGGCCCGGGTCACCGCCGTCGAACCCGAGCGCCATAGCGTCGCTGTGGCCGATGCCAACGGCGGCGGCGAACTCGGCTACGACACGCTGGTCTACGCGCTCGGCAGCCGCGTCGACGATCGCGGCGTGCCCGGCGTGGCCGAGCACGCCTTCAACGTCGCCGGCCGGCCAGCGGCGCTGCGCCTGCGTGAGCGCCTGGACAGCCTGGGCGCAGGAGGAAGGGTGCTGGTCGTCGGCGACGGGTTGACCGGCATCGAGTGCGCCGCCGAGATCGCCGAGTCCCGGCCCGGCCTGTCGGTGGCGTTGGTCGCCCGTGGTGAGCTGGGCGCCCGGCTCTCCACCGGGGCCCGCGGTCACCTGCGCCAGGCCTTCGACCGGCTGGGCGTCACCGTCCTGGAGCACACCAGCGTCGAAGCCGTCGAAGCGACGCGAGTGCTGTGCGCCGGCGGCACGGCCCTGGCGTCGGATGCCACCGTGTGGACGGCCGGGTTCGCGGTCAACCCCATCGCCGCTGCCAGCGGGCTGGAGGTCACCGAGAACGGTCAGATCGTCGTGGATCGCACCATGCGGTCGGTCTCGCACCCGAACGTGTACGCCATCGGCGACAGCGTCCACGCCATCGGCGACAACGGCCGGCCGCTGCCGATGTCCTGCGGTTCGGCCGGCTTCACCGGCAGGCAGGCCATGGAGGCGATCGTGGCGCGCCTGACCGGCCGCGAGGTCGCGACTACCAAGCTGGTCTACACGTACAACTACATCACCCTCGGACGGCGCGACGGGATGTTGCAGCTCGTCGACGATCAAGGGCGGGCAAAGCCGAAGCATCAGGGCGGCCGGACGGCTGCGCTGATCAAGGAGGGCATCAACCGGATCGCGTTGTGGACCATCTCGCACCCGACCTTCGGCCTACCCAAGCGCAGGCACCGCCTGGCCGCCGTGCCGGATGGGTTCCGCCGAGAAGGCCGTCGCGCAGCCGCCTAG
- a CDS encoding sigma-70 family RNA polymerase sigma factor, translated as MDSTTDRFDTSRFEASRKRLASLAYRLLGSAADAEDAVQDAFLHWQAADRQQIKVPEAWLTKVVTNLCLDRLRSAQSRRERTVAWLPEPLLDGDPMLGPADSFEQRESVSLAVLTLMERLSPVERAVYVLREAFSYSHAEIADILDITESASQQHLHRARRRISAARRGGGGGEVDPASARRIVEEFLTAASSGRTERLVALLTDDAIAISDGAGLTETLLRYDTAQRIAAVARAGFTPTPAKRRLAGGTPAVHYALVNGAPAVLFVLGGQIVGAVTFDLANGKIATVRGIAAPTRLTRLTEAWREHEPDKPFITQW; from the coding sequence GTGGACAGCACCACCGATCGCTTCGACACCAGCCGGTTCGAGGCCAGCCGCAAGCGGCTGGCCTCGCTGGCCTACCGTCTGCTGGGCTCCGCCGCCGACGCCGAAGACGCCGTGCAGGACGCGTTCCTGCACTGGCAGGCCGCCGACCGGCAGCAGATCAAGGTGCCGGAGGCCTGGCTGACCAAGGTCGTCACCAACCTGTGCCTCGACCGGCTCCGCTCGGCACAGTCCCGCCGCGAACGCACCGTCGCTTGGTTGCCGGAACCGCTGCTCGACGGCGACCCGATGCTCGGTCCGGCCGACAGTTTCGAGCAGCGCGAATCGGTCTCCCTGGCCGTGCTGACGCTCATGGAGCGCCTGTCGCCCGTCGAGCGGGCCGTCTACGTCTTGCGCGAGGCGTTCTCCTACAGCCACGCCGAGATCGCCGACATCCTCGACATCACCGAGTCCGCAAGCCAGCAGCATCTGCACCGGGCCCGACGCCGCATCAGCGCCGCGCGCCGCGGCGGCGGCGGCGGCGAAGTCGACCCGGCATCCGCCCGCAGGATCGTCGAGGAGTTCCTCACCGCTGCCTCCTCGGGCCGCACCGAACGGCTGGTGGCGCTGCTCACCGACGACGCGATCGCGATCTCCGACGGCGCCGGGCTGACCGAGACGCTGCTGCGGTACGACACCGCGCAGCGCATCGCCGCCGTCGCACGGGCCGGCTTCACACCCACGCCCGCGAAGCGGCGACTTGCCGGCGGTACGCCCGCCGTGCACTACGCGTTGGTCAACGGCGCCCCGGCCGTCCTGTTCGTGCTCGGCGGCCAGATCGTCGGCGCCGTGACGTTCGACCTCGCCAACGGCAAGATCGCCACCGTGCGCGGCATCGCCGCACCCACCCGCCTCACCCGCCTCACGGAAGCCTGGCGGGAGCACGAACCGGACAAGCCGTTCATCACCCAGTGGTGA
- a CDS encoding NAD(P)/FAD-dependent oxidoreductase, whose amino-acid sequence MTQNIRVVVVGGGYAGVMAANRLTQRDDVAVTLINPRPDFVHRIRLHQLVGGTGDAVVGYRDILADRVALVVDTASRIDTTGRTVALANGAAVGYDYLIYAVGSGSADPSVPGAAEYAHTMASLEEAQRLRSVLDTTPTTAMVTVVGAGATGIEVAAELAAEGRAVTLVCGKVLHPYLHPRTRRRFAKRLAKLGVSIIDGPDARVTGVSRDAVRLADGRELPSTVTIWTAGFSVPDLAARSGLTTDAAGRLLTDETLTSIDDDRIVAAGDSAAPSNLPLRMSCQAANPLGAHAADTVLARITGGQPTTIAIGFFGQCVSLGHGAATVQLASKNDIAKAFAVGGFLGAKIKRDSFPGLIEHLAHEAHQPGSYTWKFRDDTRRQRLQTLAER is encoded by the coding sequence ATGACGCAGAACATCAGGGTGGTCGTGGTCGGCGGCGGATACGCCGGCGTCATGGCGGCCAACCGCCTCACCCAGCGCGACGACGTGGCCGTGACCCTGATCAACCCGCGGCCGGACTTCGTGCACCGCATCCGCCTGCACCAGCTCGTCGGCGGAACCGGCGACGCGGTCGTCGGCTACCGCGACATCCTGGCCGACCGCGTCGCGCTGGTCGTCGACACCGCCAGCCGGATCGACACGACCGGGCGCACCGTTGCGTTGGCGAACGGCGCCGCGGTGGGCTACGACTACCTGATCTACGCGGTGGGCAGCGGCAGCGCCGACCCGAGTGTGCCCGGGGCCGCCGAGTACGCCCACACCATGGCCAGCCTGGAAGAGGCGCAGCGGCTGCGGTCGGTGCTCGACACCACACCCACGACGGCCATGGTGACAGTGGTCGGAGCCGGCGCGACAGGCATCGAGGTCGCCGCCGAGCTGGCCGCCGAAGGCCGCGCCGTGACGCTCGTGTGTGGCAAGGTCCTCCACCCGTATCTGCACCCCCGGACCCGGCGCAGGTTCGCCAAGCGGCTGGCCAAGCTCGGGGTGAGCATCATCGACGGTCCCGATGCGAGGGTTACCGGAGTGAGCCGTGACGCCGTCCGGCTGGCGGACGGCCGCGAGCTGCCCAGCACGGTGACCATCTGGACCGCCGGGTTCAGCGTCCCAGACCTGGCTGCCCGCAGCGGGCTCACGACCGACGCGGCCGGGCGCCTGCTGACCGACGAGACGCTCACCAGCATCGACGACGACCGCATCGTCGCCGCCGGCGACTCGGCCGCGCCGTCGAATCTGCCGCTGCGGATGAGCTGCCAGGCCGCCAATCCACTCGGTGCGCACGCGGCCGACACCGTGCTCGCCCGGATCACGGGCGGACAACCCACGACGATCGCCATCGGCTTCTTCGGGCAATGCGTCAGCCTGGGCCACGGCGCCGCCACCGTCCAACTCGCCTCGAAAAACGATATCGCCAAAGCTTTCGCGGTCGGCGGCTTCCTCGGCGCCAAGATCAAGCGCGACAGTTTCCCGGGCCTGATCGAGCACCTGGCGCACGAGGCGCACCAGCCCGGCTCCTACACCTGGAAGTTCCGCGACGACACCCGCCGTCAGCGGCTCCAGACGCTGGCCGAACGCTGA
- a CDS encoding RNA polymerase sigma-70 factor, with protein MDTPPADPATETFVAHRNLLFTVAYEMLGSAADAEDVLQETWLRWVKVDLARVSDQRAYLVRITTRQALNRLRTMRRRKEAYVGSWLPEPLLTAPDVADDVELAESMSMALMLVLETLAPTERAVFVLREVFDVSYDEIAAALDKTPAAVRQIAYRARQHVDARRPRQMVPASLTRAALDSLRHAIETGDLQRLLDVLAPDVVLVADGGGIKQAALRPVTGAGKVARMFLGGLGKVDSILTAEPTVVNGNPSLVLRLDGQLDGILAVRVEDARITGLYYVRNPEKLTRVQSATALTLR; from the coding sequence GTGGACACACCGCCCGCCGACCCCGCCACCGAAACCTTCGTGGCCCACCGGAACCTGCTGTTCACCGTCGCCTACGAGATGCTCGGCTCGGCGGCCGACGCCGAAGACGTCCTCCAGGAAACCTGGCTGCGCTGGGTCAAAGTCGACCTGGCACGGGTCAGCGACCAGCGGGCCTACCTGGTGCGGATCACCACCCGGCAGGCGCTCAACCGGCTGCGTACCATGCGGCGCCGCAAGGAGGCGTACGTCGGCTCCTGGCTGCCGGAGCCGCTGCTCACCGCACCGGACGTGGCCGACGACGTCGAGCTCGCCGAGAGCATGTCGATGGCGCTGATGCTCGTTCTGGAAACGCTGGCGCCGACCGAACGCGCCGTGTTCGTCCTCCGCGAGGTCTTCGATGTCAGCTACGACGAGATCGCGGCCGCCCTCGACAAGACCCCGGCGGCGGTCCGCCAGATCGCCTACCGCGCCCGCCAGCACGTCGACGCCCGCCGCCCCCGCCAGATGGTCCCGGCGAGCCTGACCCGGGCGGCGCTGGACTCGCTGCGGCACGCGATCGAAACCGGGGACCTGCAACGCCTGCTGGACGTGCTGGCCCCGGACGTGGTCCTGGTGGCCGACGGCGGCGGCATCAAACAGGCCGCGCTGCGGCCGGTCACCGGCGCCGGCAAGGTGGCCCGCATGTTCCTCGGCGGCCTCGGCAAAGTGGACAGCATCCTCACCGCCGAGCCAACCGTGGTCAACGGCAACCCATCACTGGTACTACGCCTGGACGGCCAACTCGACGGCATCCTCGCCGTCCGCGTCGAAGACGCCCGCATCACCGGCCTCTACTACGTCCGCAACCCCGAAAAACTTACCCGCGTCCAGTCGGCAACCGCGCTCACCCTGCGATGA
- a CDS encoding DUF6262 family protein: protein MSASASPRSRTAAAVAARRRRSQAAVQRVQDALTVLRREKARVTVAAVARRANVSRTFVYDNPQARAAVAAALADAEQQHTQLRPALDDAQHAGWRERALNAEDALKSAHTEITRQRTRIGELLGQIRDLRAEWDDETIARITTENTTLKQRVRQLTTENRTLEERLAAARSTLRFQDRRIADLESRVADPAGST from the coding sequence GTGAGCGCCTCGGCCTCGCCCAGGTCCCGCACGGCCGCCGCCGTCGCGGCCCGGCGACGCCGTAGCCAAGCTGCGGTGCAGCGGGTCCAGGACGCGCTCACCGTCCTGCGGCGGGAGAAGGCCCGGGTCACTGTCGCCGCGGTCGCTCGCCGCGCCAATGTCTCCCGAACCTTCGTGTATGACAACCCGCAGGCTCGCGCCGCCGTCGCCGCAGCTCTGGCCGACGCCGAGCAGCAGCACACGCAGCTACGCCCGGCCCTGGACGACGCGCAGCATGCCGGGTGGCGGGAACGGGCGCTCAACGCCGAAGACGCGCTCAAGAGCGCCCACACGGAGATCACCCGTCAGCGCACCCGCATTGGTGAACTCCTCGGGCAGATCCGCGACCTGCGAGCCGAGTGGGACGACGAGACCATCGCGCGGATCACCACCGAGAACACCACGCTCAAGCAGCGGGTCCGTCAGCTGACCACGGAGAACCGCACCTTGGAGGAAAGGCTCGCGGCGGCCCGGTCCACCCTGCGTTTCCAGGACCGGCGCATCGCCGACCTCGAAAGCCGCGTCGCTGACCCGGCCGGCAGCACCTGA